From Levilactobacillus zymae, a single genomic window includes:
- the rnz gene encoding ribonuclease Z: MEIEFLGTGAGSPGKFRNVTSTALRLLDERNSVWLFDVGEATQHQILRTTLKPRKIDKIFITHLHGDHIFGLPGLLSSRSFQGGNSPLTIYGPKGIRDFVEVSMRVTETKLAYKIRYQEISGDGLIFEDDKFQVFAAHLDHRIACYGYRIVEKDHPGELMVDRLRADQIPAGPLYGQLKAGKTVTLSDGRVVNGQDYLGPAQPGRIVAILGDTRQTPNAEKLARNADVLVHESTFAKGEGKLARSYYHSTNVQAAELAKRAHVKMLLLNHISARYTGKLAAELQHQAREVFANTRVVKDFDEIPVLFQKKAGATKA; this comes from the coding sequence ATGGAAATTGAATTTTTAGGAACGGGTGCTGGGTCACCTGGTAAGTTTCGGAATGTCACGAGTACGGCGTTACGCTTGTTGGACGAACGAAATTCGGTCTGGTTGTTTGACGTCGGGGAGGCCACGCAACATCAAATTTTACGAACAACGTTAAAGCCACGAAAGATTGATAAAATTTTTATTACCCACTTGCACGGGGATCACATTTTTGGGTTGCCGGGGTTATTGAGCAGTCGGTCCTTTCAAGGGGGCAATTCGCCGCTGACCATCTATGGGCCCAAGGGGATTCGCGATTTTGTGGAAGTCAGTATGCGGGTCACTGAAACCAAGTTGGCGTATAAGATTCGTTACCAAGAAATTAGCGGGGATGGCTTGATCTTTGAAGATGATAAGTTTCAGGTCTTCGCCGCCCATCTAGATCACCGCATCGCCTGTTACGGGTACCGCATCGTCGAAAAGGACCATCCGGGCGAGTTAATGGTGGACCGGTTGCGGGCCGATCAGATTCCCGCCGGCCCACTTTATGGCCAGCTTAAGGCCGGCAAGACCGTCACTTTGAGCGATGGTCGGGTAGTTAATGGGCAAGATTACTTGGGGCCCGCACAACCGGGGCGGATCGTGGCCATCTTGGGTGATACTCGCCAAACGCCGAATGCCGAGAAGTTGGCGCGCAATGCCGATGTTTTGGTTCACGAAAGCACCTTTGCGAAGGGCGAAGGTAAATTGGCCCGTTCCTATTACCATTCCACCAACGTTCAGGCGGCGGAATTGGCTAAACGTGCGCACGTAAAGATGTTGTTACTAAACCATATCTCTGCGCGTTACACGGGTAAATTAGCCGCGGAATTACAGCATCAGGCCCGTGAGGTGTTCGCGAACACCCGGGTTGTAAAGGATTTTGATGAGATTCCAGTACTGTTTCAGAAAAAAGCGGGGGCGACTAAGGCATGA
- a CDS encoding lipopolysaccharide assembly protein LapA domain-containing protein — protein sequence MKNQWRIIVTILLVIVVAVFAILNVESVPVSFGFTTVHWPLILLLLVSILIGAILVILFSTITSLQHNRAYKELEKTSQARIAALTDDNQRLQKRLKNSGKQAAGQQDKQIQDLEAQVKALQAQLAAK from the coding sequence ATGAAGAATCAATGGCGGATTATCGTGACCATCTTATTGGTCATTGTGGTGGCAGTCTTTGCAATTTTAAACGTTGAATCGGTTCCCGTGTCGTTTGGGTTTACCACGGTTCACTGGCCTTTAATTTTGTTATTGTTGGTGTCCATCCTCATCGGCGCAATCCTGGTGATTTTATTTTCAACTATCACCTCGTTGCAGCATAACCGGGCGTACAAGGAACTCGAAAAAACGAGTCAAGCGCGCATTGCGGCGTTAACCGACGACAATCAGCGTTTACAAAAGCGTTTGAAGAATTCGGGTAAACAAGCCGCCGGGCAACAGGATAAGCAGATTCAAGACCTGGAAGCTCAGGTTAAGGCGTTACAAGCCCAGCTCGCAGCTAAATAA
- the recJ gene encoding single-stranded-DNA-specific exonuclease RecJ, with the protein MIAAQYHWNNQHVDQPSAAAQTLAKAAQVSPIVAQILQNRGIDTLEAVRAFLTPGPEQLHDPFLLHDMRKGLDRIEDAIAAEQQITIYGDYDADGVTSTSIMYETLNELGAKVNYYIPNRFTDGYGPNVAAFQKLIAAGTQLLVTVDNGVAGNAAIAAANEAGVDVVVTDHHELPQELPAAYAIIHPRYPGAEYPFGGLSGAGVAFKVAQALREEIPQDLLDLAAIGTVADLVPLTDENRVLVYFGLALLKQDERPGLRALMKTAGIQPDDLTEQSIGFGIAPRLNALGRLGDAGPAVKLLTTLDEDVAQDLAQQTEQKNRQRQELVAEISTAALAQAADAQHQDRQALVISGHDWHEGVLGIVASKVVERTGKPTLVLNIDAQGRAKGSGRSVAAFNLFAALDQHRDLMTAFGGHHMAVGLTVPAEQLAALADALEATAAAQRLADQGPSDVTVAATLAVPDATMALYHDLGKLAPFGTDNPQPLFAFEPESVTQVKAIGKTHDHLKFQLQTGNSRLNAIQFGAGSQAAALEQADQVAVLGTLEDNVWQGRHSLQVMVKDLQTQTAAVVVARTTVLHQAMFAEAGTYVFFHQNIYQQLASRLPATGTAVLYTGQPLAPITDEQPVYLVDCPDLTTDLTTVVTQLAPQRIIAYLYEKESLSRLGMPSRAQYAKLFKFVATHQHVDVGHQLAQLSTFIQIPRTQLVFMIQVFFECGFISIAHGIMDAVAQPGHQDLTSAPSYQLRQQQMQTEQDLLLCPAQALTQRLQDLIDLK; encoded by the coding sequence ATGATTGCGGCCCAATACCATTGGAACAACCAGCACGTGGATCAGCCGTCCGCAGCGGCGCAGACGTTAGCCAAGGCGGCTCAGGTGTCGCCCATCGTGGCTCAGATTCTGCAAAACCGGGGGATCGATACTTTAGAAGCGGTGCGGGCCTTCCTGACCCCGGGACCGGAGCAACTGCACGATCCCTTTTTACTCCACGATATGCGTAAGGGACTTGACCGGATTGAAGACGCCATTGCCGCGGAGCAACAGATTACCATTTACGGGGATTACGATGCCGATGGGGTTACCAGTACGTCAATCATGTACGAAACCCTGAATGAGCTGGGCGCTAAGGTCAACTATTACATCCCTAATCGCTTTACCGACGGATACGGGCCCAACGTCGCTGCGTTTCAAAAGCTCATCGCGGCGGGGACTCAGCTGTTGGTAACGGTCGATAACGGGGTTGCGGGTAACGCGGCAATTGCGGCTGCTAACGAAGCGGGGGTCGATGTGGTGGTGACCGACCATCACGAACTACCCCAGGAGCTGCCGGCAGCCTATGCCATCATTCATCCGCGGTATCCCGGTGCCGAATATCCGTTTGGAGGGCTCTCCGGGGCGGGGGTGGCCTTTAAGGTGGCCCAAGCGCTACGTGAAGAGATCCCGCAAGACCTGTTAGACTTGGCGGCCATTGGGACCGTTGCGGATTTGGTGCCCCTGACCGATGAAAATCGGGTACTGGTCTACTTTGGTCTGGCGTTACTCAAGCAAGACGAGCGGCCCGGACTGCGGGCCTTAATGAAGACGGCGGGGATTCAACCAGACGATTTAACGGAACAATCGATTGGGTTTGGCATCGCTCCCCGGCTGAATGCCTTGGGACGTTTAGGGGATGCGGGACCCGCCGTAAAACTCCTCACGACGTTGGACGAAGACGTGGCTCAAGATCTAGCCCAACAAACGGAACAGAAAAACCGGCAGCGACAGGAATTGGTTGCCGAGATTAGTACGGCGGCATTGGCCCAAGCGGCGGACGCGCAGCACCAGGACCGGCAAGCCCTCGTGATTAGTGGTCACGATTGGCACGAAGGGGTCTTGGGAATCGTTGCCAGCAAGGTCGTGGAACGAACGGGTAAACCCACGCTGGTCTTAAATATCGATGCTCAGGGACGAGCTAAGGGGTCGGGCCGTAGCGTGGCAGCCTTTAATCTCTTTGCGGCGTTAGACCAACATAGGGACCTAATGACGGCTTTTGGGGGGCACCACATGGCAGTGGGTCTCACCGTCCCGGCCGAGCAATTAGCGGCGCTAGCAGACGCTTTAGAAGCGACTGCTGCTGCACAACGGTTAGCTGACCAAGGCCCCAGTGACGTTACCGTGGCGGCCACGTTGGCGGTACCGGATGCAACGATGGCGTTGTATCACGATTTGGGGAAATTGGCGCCATTTGGTACGGACAATCCCCAACCCTTATTTGCCTTTGAGCCGGAAAGTGTGACTCAGGTCAAGGCCATCGGTAAAACGCACGATCACTTGAAATTTCAGCTGCAGACGGGCAACAGTCGGCTTAACGCCATTCAGTTTGGCGCGGGATCCCAGGCTGCGGCTCTCGAACAGGCCGACCAGGTCGCCGTTTTGGGGACCTTAGAGGATAACGTCTGGCAGGGTCGTCATTCGCTTCAGGTAATGGTGAAGGACTTACAAACGCAGACGGCGGCCGTCGTTGTTGCGCGGACGACCGTGTTACACCAAGCGATGTTTGCCGAAGCGGGAACCTACGTCTTTTTTCACCAAAATATCTATCAGCAGTTGGCTTCCCGGCTGCCGGCCACGGGCACGGCGGTGCTATATACGGGCCAACCCTTAGCACCAATCACGGACGAACAACCGGTTTACCTGGTTGATTGTCCTGATCTGACGACGGACTTGACGACGGTCGTGACCCAGTTGGCGCCCCAGCGGATTATAGCTTATCTTTACGAGAAAGAAAGTCTTTCGCGTTTAGGGATGCCTTCTCGCGCACAATATGCTAAACTATTTAAGTTCGTTGCAACACACCAACACGTCGACGTGGGTCATCAATTGGCGCAACTCAGCACGTTCATTCAAATTCCCCGCACGCAACTGGTCTTTATGATCCAGGTCTTCTTCGAATGTGGGTTTATCTCGATTGCGCACGGCATTATGGATGCGGTCGCCCAACCGGGACATCAAGATTTGACGAGTGCGCCGAGTTATCAGTTACGGCAACAACAAATGCAGACCGAACAAGACCTGCTACTTTGTCCGGCCCAGGCGTTAACGCAGCGCCTCCAGGACCTCATCGACCTAAAATAA
- a CDS encoding adenine phosphoribosyltransferase, translating to MAIDFTKYIASVPDYPEKGVIFRDISPLMADGEAFHAATDQIVQYAKDKAVEMIVGPEARGFIVGCPVAYELGVGFAPARKEGKLPRATVKASYDLEYGTSSLYLHKDAIKPGQRVLVTDDLLATGGTIGATIKLVEDLGGVVVGTAFLIELDALHGRDKLKGYDVFSLMNY from the coding sequence ATGGCCATTGATTTTACGAAATACATTGCAAGCGTTCCCGATTATCCAGAAAAGGGCGTTATTTTCCGCGACATCTCGCCGTTGATGGCGGACGGTGAGGCGTTCCACGCCGCAACTGATCAGATCGTGCAATACGCGAAGGACAAGGCGGTCGAAATGATTGTCGGGCCCGAAGCCCGGGGATTCATTGTGGGTTGCCCAGTGGCTTACGAACTTGGCGTGGGGTTTGCCCCAGCACGGAAGGAAGGTAAGCTACCCCGCGCAACGGTTAAGGCCAGCTACGATCTCGAATACGGCACGTCCTCGCTATACCTGCATAAGGATGCCATCAAGCCGGGACAACGGGTGTTGGTCACCGACGATTTATTAGCCACGGGTGGCACGATTGGCGCAACAATCAAGCTGGTGGAAGACTTAGGCGGGGTAGTCGTCGGTACGGCCTTCCTGATTGAGTTAGACGCCTTACACGGTCGCGATAAGCTGAAGGGTTACGACGTCTTCAGTTTGATGAACTATTAA
- a CDS encoding YdcF family protein — MSPEYATAIPAAWYWLWVLPVGLGLIFTWRYQRDKCRLSNGLWFSATLYSFLAVLAMSILGTENRWLIIVSVGLFVILLMVIGLAFLLQAFLLLWNAWLVWRREQHTLANMLTLWLGLAILLLPWVNHLAGQFLPAQVDEFLVILVNLGIFYVAFWFYNYLTMLVVYQFNHPRWRQDFIIVLGAGLLNGDQVSPLLQQRIDRGLAFYRKQRAKTGHPVKLIFSGGQGADETVPEGQAMLTYALTQGLPAADGLAEQRSTSTFENLKFSQALIQASGITKPRVIFVTNNYHTFRAGMIARQVGLKADGIGSRTAGFFLPNAVLREYIAIFVRNRKWHAVALGLMVILSGLLVWLPTLGA; from the coding sequence ATGTCACCAGAATATGCAACGGCCATTCCGGCGGCCTGGTATTGGCTGTGGGTGTTGCCCGTTGGCTTAGGACTCATCTTTACTTGGCGGTATCAACGGGATAAATGTCGGCTGAGTAACGGGTTATGGTTCTCGGCCACTCTATATAGCTTTTTAGCGGTGTTAGCGATGTCGATTTTGGGAACGGAAAATCGGTGGTTAATCATCGTCAGTGTTGGGCTATTTGTCATCTTACTGATGGTTATCGGACTCGCCTTCTTGTTACAAGCCTTTTTGCTTTTGTGGAATGCGTGGCTGGTGTGGCGCCGGGAACAGCACACGCTTGCCAATATGTTGACCCTCTGGCTGGGGTTGGCCATTTTATTGTTACCCTGGGTTAATCATTTAGCAGGACAGTTTTTGCCGGCACAAGTCGACGAGTTTTTAGTGATCTTGGTTAATTTGGGGATCTTTTACGTCGCGTTTTGGTTTTACAATTATCTGACCATGTTAGTGGTCTATCAATTCAACCATCCGCGGTGGCGGCAGGACTTCATCATTGTTTTGGGAGCGGGGTTGTTAAACGGTGACCAGGTGTCGCCACTGCTGCAACAACGGATCGATCGGGGGCTGGCGTTTTATCGTAAGCAACGGGCGAAGACGGGACACCCGGTTAAACTGATCTTTTCGGGGGGCCAGGGTGCCGACGAAACGGTGCCGGAAGGTCAAGCGATGTTGACTTACGCGCTGACTCAGGGGTTGCCTGCAGCGGATGGATTGGCAGAGCAACGGTCGACCAGCACCTTTGAAAACTTAAAATTTAGCCAGGCGCTGATTCAGGCTAGTGGGATCACAAAGCCACGCGTCATTTTTGTCACCAACAATTACCATACGTTTCGGGCGGGGATGATTGCCCGCCAAGTGGGATTAAAGGCCGACGGAATCGGGTCGCGCACGGCGGGATTTTTCTTGCCAAACGCGGTCTTACGGGAATACATCGCCATTTTCGTGCGGAATCGTAAGTGGCACGCGGTGGCTTTGGGGCTGATGGTGATTCTAAGCGGGCTGCTAGTCTGGTTACCTACGTTAGGGGCTTAG
- a CDS encoding TIR domain-containing protein produces the protein MSKVIVNYQATDPLAHSFRLQLSQWSAASWDFPAFIFHEQQPAVAFDSRQANRLKRHLRREIKENQSYLVVISRETWQSEWVNWEIKTAVQQDKQLMAAKLDTTSMTPLALFEADPLWIDPFDPGALLQRSI, from the coding sequence ATGAGTAAAGTTATTGTGAATTATCAGGCGACGGATCCGTTAGCCCACTCTTTTCGCTTGCAATTAAGTCAGTGGTCCGCCGCTAGCTGGGATTTCCCGGCGTTCATCTTTCATGAACAACAACCCGCGGTGGCTTTCGATAGTCGCCAGGCTAACCGACTTAAACGCCATTTACGGCGGGAAATCAAAGAAAATCAGAGCTACTTAGTGGTGATTAGCCGTGAAACTTGGCAGTCTGAATGGGTCAATTGGGAAATTAAGACGGCGGTCCAACAGGATAAACAGCTCATGGCTGCTAAGTTGGATACCACCAGCATGACGCCGCTAGCCCTCTTCGAAGCGGATCCGTTATGGATTGACCCGTTTGATCCGGGAGCTTTGTTGCAGCGTTCAATTTAA
- a CDS encoding DNA alkylation repair protein, whose amino-acid sequence MDLKELYSPIFIRHLGEAIQREYPLVQPDRLLADCLRADWPKLKLMERRDRLVNSLHRQLPADFEQAAPILRAIAPQFTGLAAVCLPQYVAQYGLAHWATAMVLLKELTRYSSSEFAIRPFLIHAPQATETQMLRWAHDQDPAVRRLASEGLRPRLPWGIRLTQYVTDPAPIWPVLRELMTDESEYVQKSVANNLNDISKDHPQAVIDWAQTYWGQTPQTTWILTRGLRTLFKQGNPAVLALEGYALSAADHLTGCSLTPIEQTASLGTTTTLQYTMTAETGRSLPVYLGYRVHYVRQRQGTTFKDFYIKRTTIRPGATVSGQVTRPWRQLTTRKLYSGDHVIELLVNTRVVATAHVKLTVEQTR is encoded by the coding sequence ATGGACCTAAAAGAACTGTATTCACCGATTTTTATTCGGCATCTGGGAGAAGCGATACAACGAGAATATCCGTTGGTTCAACCCGATCGGCTATTAGCCGATTGTTTACGTGCTGATTGGCCAAAGCTAAAATTAATGGAACGACGTGACCGGCTAGTGAACAGTCTCCACCGGCAATTACCGGCCGATTTTGAACAGGCGGCTCCCATTTTGCGGGCGATTGCCCCGCAATTTACGGGATTAGCGGCCGTTTGTTTACCCCAGTATGTGGCCCAGTACGGGTTGGCGCATTGGGCCACTGCCATGGTCCTGTTGAAAGAACTGACGCGTTATTCCAGTAGTGAATTTGCGATTCGACCGTTTTTGATTCACGCACCGCAGGCCACTGAGACCCAGATGCTGCGGTGGGCGCATGACCAGGATCCGGCCGTCCGGCGCTTGGCTAGTGAGGGGTTACGCCCCAGGCTACCGTGGGGGATTCGGCTAACGCAGTATGTGACCGACCCCGCGCCAATCTGGCCGGTTTTACGGGAACTCATGACTGATGAAAGCGAGTACGTGCAAAAGTCGGTCGCTAATAATCTCAACGATATCAGTAAAGATCATCCCCAAGCCGTGATCGACTGGGCGCAAACTTACTGGGGACAAACGCCACAAACGACCTGGATACTGACCCGGGGATTGCGGACCCTGTTTAAGCAGGGAAATCCCGCAGTCTTGGCCTTAGAAGGGTATGCCTTGAGCGCCGCTGATCACCTGACGGGTTGTTCGTTGACCCCGATCGAGCAGACGGCGAGTTTAGGAACGACAACGACGCTTCAATATACTATGACGGCCGAGACTGGCCGGTCACTACCCGTTTACTTAGGTTACCGGGTGCACTACGTTCGACAACGTCAAGGAACGACCTTTAAGGATTTCTACATTAAACGCACAACTATCCGGCCTGGTGCAACGGTAAGTGGTCAGGTGACGCGTCCTTGGCGGCAGCTAACGACCAGAAAACTATATTCGGGAGACCACGTGATTGAGTTACTCGTGAATACGCGGGTGGTGGCGACTGCTCACGTGAAATTAACGGTGGAGCAGACACGTTAA
- a CDS encoding MIP/aquaporin family protein gives MSGFIGEFFGTLILIVLGTGSCASVNLKKTYGTGSDWTFISLAWGLAVTMGVYVAGNLGSDGHLNPAVTIGFAAFGFFPWDQVLPYLLGQFLGAFVGAALVIIQFRPHFQATSAKNGNSVGIFATRPAIANPVFNFLSETIATWAFIFILLNLGDFTQGMKPFIVGTLIAVIGMGLGTTTGFAINPARDWGPRLAYTILPVPNRGSAEWSYAWVPMCGPLVGGLLAAGLQVLLK, from the coding sequence GTGAGTGGTTTTATTGGTGAATTTTTTGGAACGTTGATTTTAATTGTTTTGGGAACGGGCTCGTGCGCGAGCGTGAACCTGAAGAAGACCTACGGGACCGGCAGCGATTGGACCTTTATCTCGCTGGCCTGGGGTTTAGCGGTAACTATGGGGGTCTACGTGGCCGGTAACTTGGGATCGGATGGTCACTTGAACCCAGCCGTGACGATTGGGTTTGCGGCGTTTGGTTTCTTCCCGTGGGACCAGGTATTGCCCTACCTATTAGGCCAATTTCTGGGGGCCTTTGTGGGCGCCGCGCTGGTCATCATCCAATTCCGGCCGCATTTTCAAGCCACGTCGGCGAAAAACGGGAACTCCGTGGGCATCTTCGCTACGCGCCCGGCGATCGCTAATCCGGTCTTTAACTTCCTGTCCGAAACCATCGCGACCTGGGCGTTTATCTTCATCCTGTTGAATCTGGGTGACTTTACTCAGGGGATGAAACCCTTCATCGTGGGGACCTTGATCGCCGTGATCGGGATGGGGCTAGGGACCACCACCGGGTTTGCCATCAACCCGGCCCGGGACTGGGGCCCCCGGTTGGCCTATACCATCTTGCCGGTTCCGAACCGTGGTAGTGCCGAATGGTCGTACGCCTGGGTTCCCATGTGTGGTCCCCTGGTAGGGGGCTTATTGGCCGCCGGACTACAGGTTTTATTAAAGTAA
- a CDS encoding histidine phosphatase family protein, protein MKTLTVDFVRHGQTLFNILDRLQGWSDSPLSAAGLKTADETGQRLKTVHYDHYYSSDLKRAIDTAHHVIAPNQFSQAEPTQLKDVREVYFGSFEGADNTASWITAARPLGFKTQAEIIAHDSFSAARDAMHAADPLHLSEDGQTFENRVNRGLQTLLDQGQDGQRLLVVTHGTYIRSLALRFGSQFDPLTVFPGNGSVTTLTLQTADNAAGFHAEVTAYNQL, encoded by the coding sequence ATTTTAGACCGCCTACAGGGCTGGTCCGATTCGCCACTAAGCGCGGCGGGGCTAAAAACCGCCGATGAAACCGGACAACGATTAAAAACCGTCCATTATGATCACTACTATTCATCCGACCTGAAGCGAGCTATCGATACCGCCCACCACGTGATTGCGCCGAACCAGTTTAGTCAGGCGGAACCCACCCAGCTGAAAGATGTCCGAGAAGTCTACTTCGGTTCTTTTGAAGGCGCCGATAACACCGCCTCTTGGATTACGGCTGCCCGACCATTGGGCTTTAAGACCCAAGCCGAGATCATTGCCCATGACTCCTTTTCCGCGGCCCGCGACGCGATGCACGCTGCCGACCCGCTGCACCTCTCCGAAGACGGTCAAACGTTCGAAAACCGAGTTAACCGGGGATTACAAACCTTGTTGGACCAGGGACAAGACGGCCAGCGACTGTTGGTGGTCACGCACGGCACCTACATTCGCTCCTTAGCCCTGCGCTTTGGTTCGCAGTTCGACCCGTTAACCGTCTTCCCGGGAAACGGCAGCGTCACCACCCTGACCCTGCAAACGGCCGACAATGCCGCCGGGTTCCACGCCGAAGTCACCGCTTATAACCAACTTTAA